In Beutenbergia cavernae DSM 12333, the DNA window GCCGAACCGCTTCCCGATCCCCCGGACCGAGAGCAGCGGCACGGGAACCTCCGTGATCATGACTGCCTCACCCGCCCGTCGTCGCGCACGTCCATCATCGGTCCTCACCTCGGATGTCGACATCGGTGGACTGCAGCACGTGCACGAGCGCGCCGAGCACCTCTGCCCTCGGCCCGAGCTCCGCTGCCACCACCTCGAGCGGGGCGATCTGGTTCCGCAGGACGCCGCGCCGGACGGCGTCGCGGAGCGGGCCGAGGAGGATCTCCCCGGTCTCCGCCAGCTCCCCGCCCACCACCACGACCTGCGGGTTCACGGCGGCGCACAGTCCGGCGACGACGGTGCCGATCGCCTCCCCCGCGTCCGCCACCAGCCGGGCGCAGCCCCGGTCGCCGTCGGTGGCGAGCGCGATGACGTCGCGCAGCGTGAGGTTCCCGTGGCTCGCCCGCAGCGAGGCGAGCAGGGCGTCCGCGCCGACGACGGTGTCGAGGCAACCCCGGTTGCCGCAGCGGCAGATCGCGCCCTGCGGGTCGACCTGCACGTGCCCGATCTCGCCGGCCGTCCCGGCGTACCCGCGGTACACCGCCCCGTTGAGGACGACGCCCGCCCCGATCCCGTACGAGGCGCGCACGTAGACGCTGTCCAGGTGCTCGCGCGACGCGCCGAGCGTGTGCTCGGCGAGGGCGCCGAGGTTCGCGTCGTTGTCGACGTGCACCGGGCGCGCGAGGCGCTTCGACATGACGTGCGCGAGGTGCTCGCCGTCCCACCCGCGCATCACGCCGCGCACCGAGATCATGCCCGTGGCACCGTCCACCGGTGCGGGCAGTCCGAGCCCGACGCCGACGAGCTCGTCGATCGGCGAGCCGACCCGCTCGAGCAGGTCGGCGATGAGCAGCGACGCCCGGTCGAGCCCGGTGTCGAGGAGGTGTTCGTGTGGCAGCGGCAGGGACTGCTCCGCCACGACCGTGTGGCTGAAGTCGCCGAGCACGACTCGCATGCTCCGGTGCCCGACCTGGACCCCGGCGGCCAGACCGACCCGCCGGGCGAGCGTCACCATCTGCGCCCGGCGCCCGCTGCGGGACGTCGGGCGCACCTCGACGACGCCCGCTCCGAGCAGCTCCTTGACGATCGTCGAGATCGTCGCGGCCG includes these proteins:
- a CDS encoding ROK family transcriptional regulator; this encodes MIGRAATSGSQSSLREANRSLIVDTVKQFGGLTQVELAGATGLSAATISTIVKELLGAGVVEVRPTSRSGRRAQMVTLARRVGLAAGVQVGHRSMRVVLGDFSHTVVAEQSLPLPHEHLLDTGLDRASLLIADLLERVGSPIDELVGVGLGLPAPVDGATGMISVRGVMRGWDGEHLAHVMSKRLARPVHVDNDANLGALAEHTLGASREHLDSVYVRASYGIGAGVVLNGAVYRGYAGTAGEIGHVQVDPQGAICRCGNRGCLDTVVGADALLASLRASHGNLTLRDVIALATDGDRGCARLVADAGEAIGTVVAGLCAAVNPQVVVVGGELAETGEILLGPLRDAVRRGVLRNQIAPLEVVAAELGPRAEVLGALVHVLQSTDVDIRGEDR